From the Gordonia bronchialis DSM 43247 genome, one window contains:
- the scpB gene encoding SMC-Scp complex subunit ScpB encodes MSELEHDGVDEEVDEENDEIALDDASLRSALEAVLLVVDTPATTDELATAVDQDKRRVQDMLNSMSSDLTASGSGIDLRFAGDGWRFYTRAEYAPYVERLLLDGARSKLTRAALETLAVIAYRQPVSRARVSAIRGVNVDGVIRTLVARGLINEVGTDPQTTATTYGTTELFLERLGLASLDELPDLAPLLPDIDLIDDLDEELLADPRFAKLGRQASDSKEESINPQD; translated from the coding sequence ATGAGCGAGCTGGAGCACGACGGCGTCGACGAGGAGGTCGACGAGGAGAACGACGAGATCGCCCTCGATGACGCGTCACTGCGCTCGGCGCTCGAAGCGGTTCTGCTCGTCGTCGACACCCCGGCGACCACCGACGAACTCGCCACCGCGGTCGACCAGGACAAGCGTCGCGTGCAGGACATGCTCAACAGCATGTCGTCGGACCTGACGGCATCGGGCAGCGGGATCGATCTCAGATTCGCCGGTGACGGCTGGCGGTTCTACACCCGTGCTGAGTACGCCCCGTACGTGGAGCGGCTGCTGCTCGACGGCGCCCGCTCCAAACTCACCCGGGCCGCGCTCGAGACCCTCGCGGTCATCGCCTACCGCCAGCCGGTCTCGCGTGCCCGTGTGTCGGCCATCCGGGGGGTGAATGTGGACGGCGTGATCCGCACCCTGGTGGCCCGGGGCCTCATCAACGAGGTCGGCACGGACCCGCAGACCACCGCGACCACCTATGGGACCACCGAACTGTTCCTCGAACGCCTCGGGCTCGCCTCCCTCGACGAACTCCCCGATCTGGCGCCGCTGCTGCCCGACATCGACCTCATTGATGACCTCGACGAGGAACTCCTGGCGGATCCGCGATTCGCCAAACTGGGGCGTCAGGCGTCAGACTCGAAGGAAGAATCCATCAACCCCCAGGACTGA
- a CDS encoding segregation and condensation protein A — MNAADTGDVVPSSGEHEGGVVASPNEYTAADDASAETPATTGFQVRLPNFEGPFDLLLNLISQHRLDVTEVALHEVTDDFIAYTREMGAELPLEQTTEFLVVAATLLDLKAARLLPTGEVDDPEDLALLEARDLLFARLLQYRAYKQVAALFGELEAAALQRYPRAVSLEQQFEDLLPEVTLGVDAHGFVEVAASALTPRPVPTVGLDHLHDVHKVSVPAQAKRMAGLLSAVPGQWLSFTDLVADCANGLEVVGSFLGLLELYRQRAITFDQPEALGDLRVTWTGDRDADDVNIDKAEDYG; from the coding sequence ATGAACGCCGCCGACACCGGCGATGTGGTCCCTTCCTCAGGTGAACACGAGGGCGGCGTCGTCGCGTCCCCGAACGAGTACACCGCGGCCGACGACGCCTCAGCCGAGACCCCGGCCACGACCGGCTTCCAGGTGCGACTCCCCAACTTCGAGGGGCCGTTCGATCTGCTGCTCAACCTGATCAGCCAGCACCGCCTCGATGTGACCGAGGTCGCCCTGCACGAGGTGACCGACGATTTCATCGCCTACACCCGGGAGATGGGTGCCGAACTACCTCTCGAGCAGACCACCGAGTTCCTGGTGGTGGCCGCCACCCTCCTCGATCTGAAGGCCGCCCGCCTGTTGCCCACCGGTGAGGTCGACGATCCCGAAGACCTCGCGCTACTCGAAGCCCGCGACCTGTTGTTCGCCCGGCTGCTGCAGTACCGGGCCTACAAGCAGGTGGCCGCGCTGTTCGGTGAGCTGGAAGCCGCTGCGCTGCAGCGCTATCCGCGTGCGGTCTCGCTGGAGCAGCAGTTCGAGGACCTGTTGCCGGAGGTCACGCTCGGCGTCGACGCCCACGGTTTCGTCGAAGTCGCGGCCAGTGCGCTGACGCCCCGGCCGGTCCCCACCGTCGGCCTCGATCATCTCCACGACGTCCACAAGGTGTCGGTACCGGCGCAGGCGAAACGGATGGCCGGGTTGCTCAGTGCCGTTCCGGGACAGTGGTTGTCGTTCACCGATCTCGTCGCCGACTGCGCGAACGGACTCGAGGTGGTTGGGAGCTTCCTGGGGCTGCTCGAGCTGTACCGGCAGCGGGCGATCACCTTCGATCAGCCGGAGGCGCTCGGCGATCTCCGGGTGACGTGGACCGGAGACCGTGACGCCGACGACGTCAACATCGACAAGGCAGAGGACTACGGATGA